From Pseudomonadota bacterium, the proteins below share one genomic window:
- a CDS encoding acetyltransferase: MKKPLVIVGNSEIARIATEYFVHDSSHAIQAYATERDYVGDGRFLDRHVLALEDLPASFPPGEVDVFVAVGSGKLNRIRTRLVQRIRDLGYSLTSYVSSRAFVWHNVQIGENCFILEDNTLQPFVKIGNNVTLWSGNHIGHGSIIEDHVFIASHVVISGLCRIGESSFMGVNSATAEEVVIARDNFIAMGAAVTKSTQPDQVLMGVPAAPHRVTATRFCRAGDA, encoded by the coding sequence ATGAAAAAGCCCCTGGTTATTGTCGGCAACAGCGAGATAGCAAGAATAGCCACGGAATATTTTGTCCATGATTCCAGCCATGCCATCCAGGCCTATGCAACAGAACGGGATTACGTGGGGGATGGGCGCTTTCTTGACAGGCATGTTCTGGCGCTGGAGGATCTTCCGGCTTCATTTCCGCCTGGCGAGGTGGATGTTTTTGTTGCGGTGGGCAGCGGGAAGCTCAATCGCATCCGTACCCGTCTGGTCCAGCGGATCCGGGATCTGGGGTATTCACTCACCAGCTATGTCAGTTCCCGCGCTTTTGTCTGGCACAATGTCCAGATCGGCGAAAACTGTTTCATCCTTGAAGACAATACACTCCAGCCTTTTGTAAAAATCGGCAATAATGTAACCCTGTGGTCAGGAAACCATATTGGCCATGGGTCCATTATCGAGGACCATGTCTTTATTGCCTCGCATGTCGTTATCTCGGGTCTGTGCCGGATTGGTGAAAGCAGTTTTATGGGTGTGAATTCCGCCACTGCGGAAGAGGTCGTGATTGCCAGGGATAATTTCATTGCCATGGGTGCCGCGGTCACAAAATCAACACAGCCTGACCAGGTACTGATGGGTGTTCCGGCAGCGCCGCACAGGGTTACAGCAACAAGATTCTGTCGCGCGGGTGACGCCTGA
- a CDS encoding GNAT family N-acetyltransferase, translated as MTVRVEKYDRAAHRDTWNGFLEKAKNGHFMFNRDYMEYHSDRFTDCSLLVYEKDRLAALFPANIGGDTVYSHQGLTFGGIITREDSINTPLMLHILGEITRHLRTAGVKKLVYKPIPYIYHIHPAEEDLYALFREKAELTRMDVSTVINYASRGKISSLRQRGARKAQKAGITYQPSDRWDDFWHLLSERLKERHGQKPVHTLQEIRLLASRFPQNIRLQTAEAGGEIQAGVVIFENPTVAHAQYICAGDEGFRNGALDGLFEHLIGLYSDRRYFSFGISTEEAGRVLNEGLILQKEGFGGSAINHTVFSLSFA; from the coding sequence ATGACTGTCCGGGTGGAAAAATACGACCGTGCCGCACACAGGGATACCTGGAATGGTTTCCTTGAAAAGGCAAAGAACGGACACTTCATGTTCAACCGCGATTACATGGAGTATCACAGCGACCGGTTCACGGACTGCTCCCTGCTTGTGTATGAAAAGGATCGTCTGGCAGCCCTTTTTCCGGCCAATATCGGGGGAGATACGGTTTACAGCCATCAGGGCCTGACTTTCGGGGGTATCATAACCCGCGAGGACAGCATAAATACCCCGCTGATGCTGCATATCCTCGGCGAAATTACCAGGCATCTGCGGACAGCTGGCGTCAAAAAACTGGTCTACAAGCCGATTCCCTACATCTATCACATCCATCCCGCGGAAGAAGATCTCTATGCCCTGTTCAGGGAGAAGGCCGAGCTGACACGCATGGATGTCAGTACGGTGATCAACTACGCCAGCCGGGGAAAGATCAGCAGCCTGCGCCAGCGCGGGGCACGGAAGGCGCAGAAGGCCGGAATTACGTACCAGCCCAGTGACCGCTGGGATGATTTCTGGCACCTTCTGTCAGAACGGCTGAAAGAGAGACATGGCCAGAAACCTGTCCACACTCTCCAAGAAATCCGGCTTCTGGCCTCCCGCTTCCCGCAGAATATCAGGCTTCAAACGGCTGAAGCCGGCGGGGAGATCCAGGCAGGTGTTGTGATTTTTGAAAACCCGACTGTTGCACATGCGCAGTACATCTGCGCCGGAGATGAAGGGTTCAGAAATGGTGCGCTTGACGGACTGTTCGAACATCTGATCGGACTCTACAGCGACAGGCGCTACTTCAGTTTCGGCATTTCAACCGAGGAGGCGGGCCGTGTTCTCAACGAAGGCCTGATCCTGCAGAAGGAAGGCTTTGGCGGATCTGCAATCAACCATACTGTTTTCTCCCTCAGCTTTGCCTGA
- a CDS encoding glycosyltransferase, which produces MARVIVSHFSGIHHSSQWHSSCFYDGLVQSLAEQGNDVLHILSSDFIKRPWNGNNQLLNGIDGKLTLERIRSFNPDLVIAFNNSTIEGMEDAVDCPFILWDADSLAYFNNKEEVQKKKDRYIFLAFSTFGAEEYRQVLSPSLSRVHRVQAATAIKAEKKKIRDNISFIGTYFILNYWIQCAAGAKPENTAALIKEFEKGPDFNLDRALEENDLEDFQITEGALRGLRAGENRNQTIAAVAPLGIQIFGTQEWYSAIHFSINTFLSYDPRFAYSLAHNQDIYNRSRIGINISHSQNITGYPWRVMDILASSACLVSDRKTDLEKDFGEKIPLQFYETPWEAYSVCRKLLENEALRQDVVSASNAAIEAGFRWKHRFRDIEQICGTKLLNPDREGSVSRLMPDYGGAYRIPESALKLMLWAMKKTPSSLRNSIFRIAKGTGMGKYLDQHTKQILYHLMNLQDRHLYSMDE; this is translated from the coding sequence TTGGCCCGTGTCATAGTCTCCCATTTCTCGGGAATTCATCATTCCAGCCAGTGGCACAGTTCCTGTTTTTATGATGGTCTCGTCCAGAGCCTGGCAGAACAGGGCAATGATGTCCTGCACATCCTGTCCAGTGACTTCATAAAAAGGCCGTGGAACGGAAATAACCAGCTTCTGAATGGTATTGACGGGAAACTGACCCTGGAAAGGATCCGGTCCTTCAATCCGGATCTGGTTATTGCCTTCAACAACTCCACCATCGAGGGAATGGAAGATGCTGTAGACTGTCCCTTCATCCTCTGGGACGCAGACAGTCTGGCCTATTTCAACAACAAGGAAGAAGTGCAGAAAAAGAAGGATCGCTATATTTTTCTGGCTTTTTCCACATTTGGCGCAGAAGAATACCGACAGGTCCTGTCCCCCTCCCTTTCAAGAGTTCACAGGGTACAGGCTGCCACAGCCATAAAGGCAGAGAAGAAAAAGATCAGGGACAATATTTCCTTTATAGGAACATATTTTATACTGAACTACTGGATCCAGTGTGCCGCCGGTGCAAAACCGGAAAATACAGCTGCTCTCATAAAGGAATTTGAAAAGGGTCCGGATTTTAACCTGGACAGGGCCCTGGAAGAGAACGATCTTGAGGATTTCCAGATAACCGAAGGTGCCCTGAGAGGGTTACGTGCGGGGGAAAACCGGAACCAGACTATTGCCGCGGTCGCACCTCTCGGGATCCAGATTTTTGGAACACAGGAATGGTATTCTGCCATCCATTTCTCGATCAATACTTTCCTGTCCTATGATCCCCGGTTTGCATACAGCCTGGCCCATAACCAGGATATCTATAACCGGAGCCGGATCGGCATCAACATATCCCACAGCCAGAATATCACCGGTTATCCATGGCGGGTTATGGATATTCTGGCATCCAGTGCCTGTCTGGTTTCGGACAGGAAGACCGACCTTGAGAAGGATTTTGGCGAAAAAATCCCCCTGCAGTTTTATGAAACTCCATGGGAAGCGTACAGCGTATGCAGGAAGCTTCTGGAAAATGAAGCCCTGCGGCAGGACGTCGTTTCAGCATCCAATGCAGCCATTGAAGCAGGGTTCCGGTGGAAACACCGCTTCAGGGATATTGAACAGATCTGTGGCACAAAACTTCTCAACCCGGACAGGGAAGGAAGTGTCTCACGCCTTATGCCCGATTACGGGGGTGCGTACCGTATTCCTGAATCTGCACTGAAACTGATGCTGTGGGCCATGAAAAAAACCCCTTCCTCTCTCCGGAACTCGATCTTCAGAATCGCCAAGGGTACAGGTATGGGAAAATATCTGGACCAGCATACAAAACAGATTCTGTACCACCTGATGAATCTGCAGGACCGGCATCTTTATTCCATGGACGAATAG
- a CDS encoding ABC transporter ATP-binding protein/permease: protein MAFLVLGGILMGFVEYIGLWAFFPLILVVQSPDKVQHGRVLGPIYHFLGMTDPAQFTVLVGLGVIGIFILKNLIWIGYLRFEFSSLVRWRVNLSRRFYQGYLRAPYEIFLQRSSSDMIAVISSVIPYVINNFVHQFITLFNLLLTAVIIAVVLFKLYSQVALVFVSAALILFWAHSRIIKKSVERTGAQTQKLSARQFSVLQQTFRGYKDTRLHHKTQLFSRDYSKLVSQLSREEERIQFLQTLPAATIEIIIMSLAVGAFLFFVYQSDSGAEAVAKLGTLGIIAFRIIPVINRSITATTWINSSKASLDRLFSEARALGILEENAPDESRERDSALPAPLPFRKSLKFRNVTYTYPKSEVPVLDRVDFSVTPGEFVGITGASGSGKTSLVNILLHFLPPRSGEVLLDGQRLDATDIERFHRITGYVDQQPFLLNADIAHNVAFGDDAPDIDMDRVVSALKKAGLWEFVRDLEKGVETQVGEDGKLLSGGQRQRLAIARAFYKDIRILVLDEASAAMDMETEHRFFEFLYGLKGEMTVIMIAHRLSTLKHCDRILFMENGRITDQGSFAALYDHNDHFRNYVEYARIRVGHKDQE, encoded by the coding sequence ATGGCATTCCTCGTCCTTGGCGGCATTCTGATGGGTTTTGTCGAGTATATAGGTTTATGGGCCTTTTTCCCCCTGATCCTTGTTGTCCAGTCACCAGACAAGGTCCAGCATGGCCGGGTCCTGGGGCCCATTTACCATTTTCTGGGAATGACCGACCCCGCACAGTTCACAGTCCTTGTCGGACTTGGCGTTATCGGCATCTTTATCCTGAAAAACCTGATCTGGATTGGGTATCTGCGGTTTGAATTTTCATCACTGGTCAGATGGCGGGTCAACCTGTCGCGCCGCTTTTATCAAGGCTATCTCCGGGCCCCCTATGAGATCTTCCTGCAGCGCAGTTCCAGCGATATGATTGCTGTCATCTCGTCTGTCATACCCTATGTCATCAACAATTTTGTTCACCAGTTCATTACCCTTTTCAATCTTCTTCTGACCGCAGTCATTATCGCTGTTGTCCTTTTCAAACTGTATTCCCAGGTCGCCCTTGTTTTTGTTTCTGCCGCCCTGATCCTTTTCTGGGCACACAGCCGGATCATAAAAAAATCCGTAGAGCGCACAGGGGCGCAGACCCAGAAGCTGTCGGCCCGCCAGTTTTCTGTTCTCCAGCAGACATTCAGGGGTTACAAGGACACACGGCTCCATCACAAGACACAGCTGTTTTCCAGGGATTACAGCAAACTGGTCAGTCAGCTGAGCCGGGAAGAAGAACGTATCCAGTTCCTCCAGACTCTTCCTGCAGCAACGATTGAGATCATTATCATGAGTCTTGCTGTCGGGGCATTCCTGTTCTTTGTCTATCAGTCTGATTCCGGTGCAGAGGCTGTGGCAAAGCTGGGCACTCTGGGAATAATCGCCTTCCGCATCATTCCTGTTATCAACCGGAGCATAACAGCCACAACCTGGATCAACAGCAGCAAAGCGTCCCTGGACAGACTTTTCTCGGAAGCCAGAGCCCTTGGAATTCTGGAGGAAAATGCCCCTGATGAGAGCAGGGAAAGGGATTCTGCGCTGCCGGCTCCCCTTCCATTCCGGAAATCTCTCAAATTCAGGAACGTCACATACACCTATCCGAAATCAGAAGTCCCCGTCCTGGACAGGGTGGACTTCTCGGTTACACCGGGAGAATTTGTGGGAATTACCGGTGCATCCGGTTCAGGAAAAACATCTCTGGTCAACATCCTGCTCCATTTCCTTCCGCCCAGATCGGGAGAAGTCCTTCTGGATGGTCAACGTCTCGATGCCACAGATATTGAGCGGTTTCACCGTATTACAGGGTACGTGGACCAGCAGCCGTTTCTGCTGAACGCTGACATCGCCCATAATGTTGCCTTTGGCGATGATGCACCGGATATTGATATGGACAGGGTTGTTTCTGCCCTGAAAAAGGCCGGATTGTGGGAATTTGTCCGGGATCTGGAAAAGGGTGTGGAAACCCAGGTTGGTGAGGATGGCAAACTGCTGTCAGGTGGACAGCGGCAACGTCTGGCCATTGCACGGGCATTCTACAAGGATATCAGAATTCTGGTTCTTGACGAAGCCAGTGCTGCCATGGATATGGAAACAGAGCACAGGTTTTTTGAATTCCTTTACGGCCTGAAAGGTGAAATGACGGTCATAATGATTGCCCATCGCCTGTCCACCCTCAAACACTGTGACCGTATCCTGTTCATGGAAAACGGACGGATCACGGATCAGGGCAGTTTTGCAGCACTGTATGATCATAATGATCATTTTCGCAATTACGTAGAATATGCCCGCATCAGGGTCGGGCACAAAGACCAGGAATAA
- a CDS encoding glycosyltransferase: MSRPVSIAVLTYNQEAFVGQTLDSILSQDYPDFRIIVSDDASRDGTVAIVRDYIRRYPGRIVLQAHEKNLGITANCHSAVPLLQGDYVCWFAGDDLFLPGKLSRQAAVLDANPDAVFCYHDVEVFDSNTGQQLYTYNSPLAGQKPREGLIAESLLMHGCFLPTMGIMLRRSAVGKTQHRSEIRTASDWMYFTEIAHQGRVIFIPEVLARYRRHSGNTTKRMDCTDEEKSYSLMRDGYPQYAAAIDYGLARLYMTYTFKFLAAGHLQKAGLSLQKLLGVLRRRPRALGFATARIAGTFIQRLALFRRTGSIFR; the protein is encoded by the coding sequence ATGTCACGCCCTGTTTCCATTGCCGTTCTGACCTATAACCAGGAGGCTTTTGTTGGCCAGACACTGGACAGTATCCTTTCCCAGGATTATCCGGATTTCAGAATTATCGTATCAGATGACGCATCCCGCGACGGAACCGTTGCCATAGTCAGGGATTATATACGTCGTTATCCGGGCAGGATTGTCCTGCAGGCCCATGAGAAAAATCTGGGAATAACAGCCAACTGCCACTCGGCTGTCCCCCTGCTTCAGGGAGACTATGTCTGCTGGTTTGCGGGAGATGATCTTTTCCTGCCCGGGAAACTGTCCCGGCAGGCTGCTGTCCTGGATGCGAATCCTGATGCTGTTTTCTGCTATCATGATGTCGAGGTTTTTGACAGCAATACCGGACAGCAACTCTATACCTACAATAGCCCGCTGGCGGGACAGAAACCGCGGGAAGGTCTGATCGCCGAATCCCTGCTGATGCATGGCTGTTTTCTTCCCACGATGGGAATCATGCTTCGCCGGTCTGCCGTCGGGAAAACACAGCATCGCAGTGAGATCCGCACGGCATCCGACTGGATGTATTTCACTGAAATTGCGCACCAGGGAAGGGTGATTTTCATACCGGAAGTCCTGGCCAGGTACCGGCGCCATTCGGGGAATACAACCAAGAGGATGGACTGTACGGACGAGGAAAAAAGCTATTCCCTGATGAGAGACGGGTATCCGCAGTATGCAGCCGCCATCGACTATGGCCTGGCCAGGCTTTATATGACCTATACCTTCAAATTCCTGGCTGCCGGCCATCTGCAGAAGGCCGGCCTGTCCCTGCAGAAGCTTCTGGGAGTCCTGAGACGTCGACCCCGGGCTCTGGGATTTGCGACCGCAAGAATAGCAGGAACATTCATACAAAGACTTGCCCTTTTCAGAAGGACAGGGAGCATTTTCCGATGA
- a CDS encoding glucosyl hydrolase translates to MSWQDLGVIFPVSQLSDWAASHAYVPTAIALDDRIRVFVAFWDANRTGRPGFIDVDPEDPRKILGYSPRPLIPDSEPGCFDCDGITPLSVVRDGTGLRLYYAGWRRLDTEARYTLFTGLAFSHDRGLSFQRHDRHPVIGPNTPGCTVRTGGVVLHDQGKWRCWYAEYQGQITVGDKTVPSYQLSTMDSADGIHWPDTSRMVFPVRPGHIFGYGRSAIWKEQGQYHGLFSIRHVDGGYRYMGYATSPDGYTWTEPGQEGMAFSAEDTLDGQKEVCFPGLIFQNGRIIMFYNGNDFGRAGLRAAIWNSRGI, encoded by the coding sequence ATGAGCTGGCAGGATCTCGGCGTTATTTTTCCGGTCAGTCAGCTGTCGGATTGGGCTGCAAGTCATGCCTATGTGCCGACAGCAATCGCCCTTGATGACCGGATCCGTGTGTTTGTTGCTTTCTGGGATGCCAACAGGACAGGCCGGCCGGGATTTATTGATGTGGATCCGGAAGATCCCCGAAAGATCCTGGGTTACAGTCCCCGCCCCCTTATTCCTGACTCCGAGCCTGGCTGCTTTGACTGTGACGGTATCACACCCCTTTCGGTTGTCCGGGATGGTACGGGCCTGCGTCTCTATTATGCAGGGTGGCGACGCCTGGATACAGAGGCCCGCTATACCCTGTTCACCGGTCTTGCCTTCAGCCATGACCGGGGCCTGTCGTTCCAGCGTCATGACAGACATCCCGTTATTGGCCCCAATACCCCTGGCTGTACCGTCCGGACCGGTGGGGTTGTTCTCCATGATCAGGGAAAATGGCGCTGCTGGTATGCCGAATACCAGGGACAGATCACTGTTGGGGATAAAACAGTCCCGTCATACCAGCTCAGCACCATGGATTCTGCTGATGGTATTCACTGGCCGGATACATCAAGGATGGTTTTTCCTGTGAGGCCGGGGCACATCTTCGGTTATGGCCGCAGTGCCATATGGAAGGAACAGGGTCAGTATCATGGTCTGTTTTCCATTCGTCATGTGGACGGTGGATACCGTTATATGGGTTATGCAACCTCACCTGACGGCTATACATGGACAGAACCTGGTCAGGAGGGCATGGCCTTCTCGGCAGAAGATACCCTTGATGGCCAGAAAGAAGTATGCTTTCCGGGCCTCATCTTCCAGAATGGCCGGATTATCATGTTCTATAATGGCAATGATTTTGGACGCGCCGGACTGAGAGCAGCAATATGGAATTCACGGGGGATCTGA
- the rfbF gene encoding glucose-1-phosphate cytidylyltransferase codes for MKAVILAGGYGTRISEETGLRPKPMIEIGGRPLLWHIMKIYSAHGINEFVICCGYKGYMIKEYFANYFLHTSDLTVNLENSDIRIHQRRAEPWTITMVDTGTDTMTGGRLLRVRDYLENSTFCMTYGDGVSDVNIADLVKYHASHGKLGTVTAVQPPGRFGAVSFRDGTDAITSFLEKPKGDNAWINGGFFVLEPGIFDYLENERTVWEQGPLSRLAADDQLMAWRHRGFWSSVDTLRDKNHLEELWNTDHCPWKTRA; via the coding sequence ATGAAAGCTGTTATTCTGGCGGGTGGCTACGGCACGCGCATCAGTGAGGAAACAGGCCTGCGCCCAAAACCGATGATTGAAATCGGCGGCAGACCCCTCCTCTGGCACATCATGAAGATCTACAGTGCGCACGGCATCAATGAATTTGTCATCTGCTGTGGCTATAAAGGTTACATGATCAAGGAATATTTTGCGAATTACTTTCTGCATACCAGCGATCTCACTGTAAATCTGGAAAACTCTGACATCAGGATTCATCAACGCCGTGCTGAACCCTGGACAATTACAATGGTTGATACCGGCACAGATACAATGACAGGGGGCCGTCTGCTGCGGGTCCGGGACTATCTGGAAAACAGCACATTCTGCATGACCTACGGCGACGGCGTCAGCGACGTCAATATTGCAGATCTTGTGAAATATCATGCTTCCCATGGAAAGCTGGGAACGGTCACAGCTGTTCAGCCGCCAGGGCGGTTCGGAGCGGTATCCTTCAGGGATGGCACAGACGCCATAACCAGCTTTCTGGAAAAACCAAAAGGTGACAACGCCTGGATCAACGGCGGATTTTTCGTTCTTGAACCCGGCATATTCGACTACCTTGAGAATGAGAGGACCGTCTGGGAACAGGGACCGCTTTCACGGCTGGCTGCTGACGACCAGCTGATGGCCTGGCGCCATCGTGGCTTCTGGTCATCCGTGGATACACTGCGGGACAAAAACCATCTGGAAGAACTGTGGAACACTGATCACTGCCCGTGGAAAACCCGGGCATGA
- the rfbG gene encoding CDP-glucose 4,6-dehydratase — MNIGVSPDFWKGRKVFLTGHTGFKGGWLSLWLQDMGADVTGYALAPSGQPNLFSLACIEKGMTSVIGDICNAPALQKALQVSQAEIVFHLAAQPLVRLSYEQPGETAATNIMGTVHLLEAVRTLKPVRAVVVVTSDKCYENREIKWGYRETDPMGGHDPYSASKGYAELLSAAWRNSFFRHNGVGLATARAGNVIGGGDWSRDRLVPDILNAIEKQIPLTVRNPHATRPWQHVLEPLAGYLMLAQNLYEKGDRFTSGWNFGPHMEDVCSVEWIVRRLSHHSGKPVDMQVVMPDRQQHEAGMLALDHTKAWYELGWKPIWSLDEALIKTAEWARACQEQDNMRTVCLRQIHAYHSGSGNRETAEDVE; from the coding sequence ATGAATATCGGAGTTTCCCCGGATTTCTGGAAAGGCAGAAAGGTTTTTCTTACAGGCCACACAGGCTTCAAGGGTGGCTGGCTGTCACTGTGGCTGCAGGACATGGGCGCTGATGTTACCGGCTATGCCCTTGCCCCCTCCGGCCAGCCAAACCTGTTTTCCCTTGCCTGTATTGAAAAGGGGATGACATCTGTTATCGGTGACATCTGCAATGCCCCTGCCCTGCAGAAAGCACTGCAGGTGTCACAGGCTGAAATCGTCTTCCATCTGGCAGCCCAGCCCCTTGTGCGCCTTTCCTACGAACAGCCCGGGGAAACAGCTGCAACCAACATCATGGGAACTGTCCATCTCCTGGAAGCTGTGCGCACCCTGAAACCGGTACGTGCTGTTGTTGTTGTCACCAGTGATAAATGCTACGAAAACCGCGAGATAAAGTGGGGTTACCGCGAAACTGACCCGATGGGCGGACACGACCCCTATTCTGCGAGCAAAGGCTATGCCGAACTTTTATCCGCAGCATGGCGGAACTCATTTTTCCGTCACAACGGTGTTGGTCTGGCAACTGCACGGGCCGGCAATGTGATCGGTGGGGGAGACTGGTCCAGGGACAGGCTGGTTCCTGATATCCTGAACGCCATCGAAAAACAGATCCCGCTGACTGTCCGCAATCCCCATGCAACACGCCCCTGGCAGCATGTTCTGGAGCCACTGGCCGGATACCTGATGCTGGCACAGAACCTGTATGAAAAAGGTGACAGATTTACCTCAGGCTGGAATTTTGGCCCCCACATGGAAGATGTATGTTCTGTTGAATGGATAGTCCGCCGGCTCTCCCATCATTCCGGAAAACCTGTTGATATGCAGGTTGTAATGCCTGACAGACAGCAGCATGAAGCTGGCATGCTGGCCCTGGATCATACAAAGGCATGGTACGAACTGGGCTGGAAACCCATATGGTCACTTGATGAGGCGCTGATAAAAACAGCCGAATGGGCAAGAGCCTGCCAGGAACAGGACAATATGCGTACAGTCTGCCTGAGGCAGATCCATGCCTATCATTCCGGCTCCGGAAACAGGGAAACAGCAGAAGATGTTGAATGA
- a CDS encoding class I SAM-dependent methyltransferase yields the protein MPIIPAPETGKQQKMLNEIKDCEVCGNRVLVPVLDLGMHPMCDDLVPIGDTRICRQYPIEILFCEKCCTAHQRFQIPKQELFPRSYHYRARHTADVLNGMREFVATCEKTCGPLSELKVLDIGCNDGSLLSIFREKGARTFGIEPTGACEDAVQAGHTAINDFFTGDIAQEFVRINGKPDIITFTNVFAHIEGLADVIQALKVLKHDRTVIVIENHYLGSVLEKFQFDTFYHEHPRTYSYTSFAFIGDALGMQIAAVEFPPRYNGNIRVVYTPRAGQGKHAGWDTVHPREKSFGRELKTMSERLVPWKKGKLEEITLAVRKYGRLSGKAFPGRAAIPVRLLGLDETHIRAVYEKPQSNKVGHYIPGTRIPILSDDEFDPAGTDAPLINLAWHISREIRNYMQSRGYRGPILDIISPEVPPR from the coding sequence ATGCCTATCATTCCGGCTCCGGAAACAGGGAAACAGCAGAAGATGTTGAATGAAATAAAGGACTGTGAGGTCTGCGGAAACAGGGTTCTTGTCCCGGTGCTTGATCTGGGAATGCACCCCATGTGTGATGATCTGGTTCCCATTGGCGATACGCGGATCTGCAGGCAGTATCCCATTGAAATCCTTTTCTGTGAGAAATGCTGCACCGCCCATCAGCGCTTCCAGATACCAAAGCAGGAGCTCTTTCCCCGCAGTTACCATTACCGTGCACGCCACACGGCAGATGTTCTGAACGGCATGCGTGAATTTGTGGCCACATGTGAGAAAACATGCGGTCCCCTTTCGGAACTGAAGGTTCTGGATATCGGCTGCAACGACGGCAGCCTGCTGTCAATTTTCAGGGAGAAAGGGGCCAGAACTTTCGGTATTGAGCCTACAGGGGCCTGTGAGGATGCCGTGCAGGCAGGCCATACAGCAATCAATGATTTCTTCACCGGTGACATTGCACAGGAATTTGTCAGGATCAACGGAAAGCCTGACATCATTACATTTACCAACGTATTTGCCCATATCGAGGGGCTGGCAGATGTTATCCAGGCCCTGAAAGTCCTGAAACATGACAGGACTGTCATTGTTATTGAGAACCACTATCTTGGTTCTGTCCTGGAAAAATTCCAGTTCGATACCTTTTATCACGAACATCCGAGGACCTACAGCTACACCTCTTTTGCCTTTATTGGTGATGCGCTGGGGATGCAGATAGCCGCTGTGGAATTTCCACCCCGCTATAATGGTAATATCCGTGTCGTGTATACTCCACGGGCAGGCCAGGGAAAACACGCCGGATGGGACACAGTCCATCCCCGTGAAAAATCCTTCGGCAGGGAACTGAAGACCATGTCTGAAAGACTGGTCCCCTGGAAAAAAGGGAAACTTGAGGAAATCACCCTTGCGGTAAGAAAGTACGGCAGGCTCAGCGGCAAGGCCTTTCCGGGCCGTGCGGCCATTCCTGTCAGGCTGCTCGGCCTGGATGAAACCCATATCCGGGCTGTGTATGAAAAACCGCAGTCAAACAAGGTTGGGCATTATATTCCCGGTACGCGCATTCCCATCCTGTCCGATGATGAATTTGATCCCGCCGGAACAGATGCACCACTGATCAATCTGGCATGGCATATCAGCAGGGAAATACGGAACTACATGCAGTCCCGGGGCTACAGAGGCCCTATCCTTGATATCATTTCACCGGAAGTACCGCCTAGATGA
- a CDS encoding Gfo/Idh/MocA family oxidoreductase has protein sequence MKATIIGGGFGLYGYLPALLQTSPADVLLPVRYRERLLARNDIHHLADRIIWLGDTESILPECSAVIIALPPALQAPWIEKCLEYPDIQYMLLEKPLAVSPAIADSLLKQLEASGKIFRIGYNFRFTDWGSQLLGRSGGADVMEWCFQAHHYARNVPTWKRLHAEGGGALRFYGIHLIALLAELGYTSADFSHIPAGSPGEAASWTARITGAGLVPCSIHVDSHSQNTVFTIRDSDQNILHLSQPFEQATRDNNILDQRVVFLKKLLDDLFLDPRPCHPWYERVIRLWNDIEQKTSVF, from the coding sequence ATGAAAGCAACCATTATTGGTGGCGGCTTCGGATTATATGGCTATCTGCCTGCCCTGTTACAGACATCTCCGGCAGATGTCCTGTTACCGGTGCGCTACAGGGAACGGCTTCTGGCCCGAAATGATATCCACCATCTGGCAGACCGCATTATATGGCTTGGAGACACTGAAAGCATACTGCCGGAATGCAGTGCTGTTATCATCGCCCTCCCCCCGGCCCTGCAGGCACCTTGGATCGAAAAGTGCCTGGAATACCCGGATATCCAGTACATGCTTCTGGAAAAACCCTTGGCCGTCTCTCCAGCCATTGCTGACAGTCTTCTGAAACAGCTGGAAGCTTCAGGAAAAATATTCCGGATTGGTTACAATTTCCGTTTTACTGACTGGGGCAGCCAGCTGCTGGGCCGTTCAGGTGGCGCAGACGTCATGGAATGGTGCTTCCAGGCCCATCATTACGCCAGAAATGTTCCCACATGGAAACGGCTTCATGCTGAAGGCGGGGGCGCCCTGCGCTTTTATGGCATTCATCTGATTGCCCTGCTGGCAGAACTTGGTTACACATCCGCTGATTTTTCACACATCCCTGCAGGATCTCCGGGAGAGGCTGCAAGCTGGACTGCGCGTATCACAGGCGCAGGTCTTGTACCCTGCAGCATCCATGTGGACAGCCACAGCCAGAACACGGTTTTCACCATCCGGGATTCTGACCAGAACATCCTGCACCTGAGCCAGCCTTTTGAGCAAGCCACCCGGGATAACAACATCCTGGACCAGAGAGTTGTTTTCCTGAAAAAACTGCTGGACGATCTTTTCCTGGATCCCCGACCCTGTCATCCCTGGTATGAAAGGGTTATCAGACTCTGGAATGACATCGAACAGAAAACATCTGTCTTCTGA